One Flammeovirga agarivorans DNA window includes the following coding sequences:
- a CDS encoding DUF4465 domain-containing protein, whose product MKYCKYILFILPFVISACSTEAIQAPRLEVAIVSPVVNPTTAQALILKDQEFVFEARERGANPDTYKWEVNGEVISNQLSTEPVSYATEGARTAKFSASNESYDASAEITVYVVERVATFEDLTLEENTYWVGDGTSGTQSTFTTGNITFQNTSPTESDDFYDFGYSNIIDEESESYEKYGAYLLTNKINTYGLARSDTQGKITLKFDAAYSPLGVSIANSPLVVNSANGDYDPEEPTEDDLLLKFGSGDYYDVEIRAVNEDGTVTEEFVSIRLISATATTITSQSVWENIELSTFGLVHGLEFRINTSKKDSETSDIYMPTRFCFDNLILINDNGDNVTLNN is encoded by the coding sequence ATGAAATACTGTAAATACATATTATTTATTCTACCATTTGTTATTAGTGCTTGCTCAACGGAAGCAATACAGGCACCAAGGTTAGAAGTTGCCATTGTATCTCCAGTGGTTAACCCAACTACAGCTCAAGCATTAATCTTGAAAGATCAGGAGTTTGTTTTTGAAGCTAGAGAAAGAGGAGCCAACCCAGATACTTATAAATGGGAAGTAAATGGTGAGGTAATCTCTAATCAACTGAGTACTGAACCTGTATCCTATGCCACAGAAGGAGCTAGAACTGCTAAGTTTTCGGCTTCAAATGAAAGTTATGATGCAAGTGCTGAAATTACGGTATACGTAGTAGAAAGAGTCGCTACTTTTGAAGATCTAACCCTAGAAGAAAATACTTATTGGGTAGGAGACGGCACTAGTGGAACCCAGAGTACTTTTACAACGGGTAATATCACTTTCCAAAATACTTCTCCAACCGAATCAGACGATTTTTATGATTTTGGCTATTCAAATATTATTGATGAAGAGTCTGAGTCATACGAGAAATATGGTGCTTATCTACTGACAAATAAGATCAATACATACGGTTTAGCAAGATCGGATACTCAAGGGAAAATAACATTAAAGTTTGATGCGGCTTATAGCCCTTTAGGAGTAAGCATTGCCAACTCTCCTTTAGTAGTGAACTCTGCTAATGGTGATTATGATCCAGAAGAACCCACTGAAGATGATCTTTTATTGAAATTCGGTTCTGGAGATTATTATGATGTTGAAATAAGAGCAGTAAATGAGGATGGAACAGTTACAGAAGAGTTTGTCTCTATTCGACTTATTAGTGCTACAGCTACGACCATTACATCACAAAGTGTTTGGGAAAATATTGAATTGTCAACTTTTGGATTGGTACACGGTTTAGAGTTTAGAATCAATACCAGTAAAAAAGATAGTGAAACATCTGACATTTATATGCCTACTCGTTTTTGTTTCGACAACCTTATCCTAATCAATGATAATGGTGATAATGTAACGTTAAACAACTAA
- a CDS encoding type I restriction enzyme HsdR N-terminal domain-containing protein, translating into MQDLNLPKAKVRIEERDGKKYIFDPIRKKMLMLTPEEWVRQQFLQMLFSMGVSKGLVGIENGLKVNKQAKRSDLLLFDRGGSPFLLIECKAPSVKLSNTTFEQVARYNATIKAPYIGITNGMQHYFCAINFEKGDYSFLKEIPLPSYIKKTS; encoded by the coding sequence ATGCAAGATTTAAATTTACCGAAGGCAAAGGTTCGAATAGAAGAAAGAGATGGAAAAAAATATATTTTTGATCCGATCAGAAAAAAAATGTTGATGCTCACACCAGAAGAGTGGGTAAGACAGCAATTCTTGCAAATGTTGTTTAGTATGGGAGTATCAAAGGGTTTAGTAGGTATAGAAAATGGTTTGAAAGTAAATAAACAAGCCAAAAGATCAGACCTTTTACTATTTGATAGAGGAGGAAGTCCTTTTTTACTGATTGAATGTAAAGCCCCTTCTGTAAAACTTAGTAATACTACTTTTGAACAAGTAGCTAGATATAATGCTACAATCAAAGCACCTTACATTGGTATCACTAATGGTATGCAACATTATTTTTGTGCAATAAATTTCGAAAAAGGAGATTACTCTTTTTTAAAAGAAATCCCTTTACCATCTTACATTAAAAAGACATCATAG